A window from Leptospira meyeri encodes these proteins:
- a CDS encoding transglycosylase domain-containing protein, with the protein MISKKKFIIYTLLVGGTTFLLAGFLLRPISFDSLRNQITIRILSKEGTLIGRGKNQNQTKQDWENVEEYPSFVPEILKIAEDKRFDVHHGVDILAGFNSLYSYFFSKGKRGGASTLTMQLVRIQNPEIRNYSFLLRKGLEVIEAFRYELWLTKSEILEAYLNSVSIHSNIVGFPSASLELFGKHVRFLSIEETLYLTVLIRKNQTKFEELSLRYLNLRKKIPYEIPILKDPNELTIHHHSKVKLDYADQWKGENQHFLNWIRMLILIPSEEFVSSISSELNFELNSIVNSELKGLERWNVSNASAIVLERVPGKEDELELKAMIGSKNFFEDGNGMVNGTLAYRDAGSTLKPLLYAIAIEKGFYSVNSIFSDEKYSYSLGQGGNYLPRNADLRYWGDITLAEALGNSRNIPAVTTINQMGVTTFYRFLQSAGYTHLKQSPQFYGPGLALGSGGTSLLQLTRVYGTFLLGGRLPKIRLGKIDKNPFYFGSSTRLFSEETAEEIKFVLKDPKLRQRAFGRRSYLDFPFPVSVKTGTSKDYRNSWTVAFNDYYVVGAWVGNFSGERTMDVSGSFGAGRIVQNIFRNLMKDRPKTDYTAKFTETKNFCRLTGKLALAQCPSIALKVRNKKGSSEFCDKHKEETNVSVLGVGFVYPSMGQIYLYHPSYEKETQSIPVKVREINTLKEPKLIWNGKTEFKPSLNGDLRLPIIRGKQSLVLYDGEEKKASVDFEVR; encoded by the coding sequence TTGATCTCTAAAAAAAAGTTCATTATTTATACCCTGTTAGTAGGAGGAACTACATTTCTGCTAGCAGGTTTTTTGCTACGACCTATATCTTTTGATTCATTACGAAATCAAATAACAATTCGTATCCTATCTAAAGAAGGTACCTTGATTGGGAGAGGAAAGAATCAAAATCAAACAAAACAAGATTGGGAAAATGTTGAAGAGTATCCTAGTTTCGTACCTGAGATTTTAAAGATTGCTGAAGATAAACGTTTTGATGTCCACCATGGTGTTGATATTTTGGCGGGATTCAATTCTCTTTACTCCTATTTTTTTTCCAAGGGAAAAAGGGGAGGAGCTTCTACTCTTACGATGCAACTGGTACGAATTCAAAATCCTGAAATTCGGAATTATTCTTTTTTACTGCGAAAGGGCTTGGAAGTGATCGAGGCATTTCGATATGAGTTATGGCTTACTAAATCAGAGATTTTAGAAGCTTATTTAAATTCAGTTTCCATTCACTCAAATATTGTTGGATTTCCTTCCGCATCACTAGAGTTATTTGGAAAGCATGTTCGTTTTTTGTCGATTGAAGAAACATTGTATTTAACTGTTTTAATCCGAAAAAACCAAACAAAATTTGAGGAATTATCATTACGGTATCTCAATTTGAGAAAAAAAATTCCCTATGAAATTCCGATACTCAAAGACCCAAATGAACTTACGATTCACCATCATTCTAAGGTTAAATTGGATTATGCAGACCAATGGAAAGGGGAAAATCAACACTTTCTCAATTGGATTCGAATGTTGATTTTGATTCCTTCGGAGGAGTTTGTTTCTTCCATATCCTCTGAGTTGAATTTTGAATTAAACTCTATCGTTAATTCCGAATTAAAAGGATTAGAGAGATGGAATGTATCAAACGCATCAGCAATCGTTTTGGAAAGAGTTCCTGGTAAGGAGGATGAACTAGAACTTAAAGCAATGATTGGTTCTAAAAATTTCTTTGAAGACGGGAATGGTATGGTAAACGGTACTTTGGCATACAGAGATGCTGGAAGTACATTAAAACCGCTGTTATATGCGATTGCTATCGAAAAAGGTTTTTATAGTGTTAATTCTATTTTTTCCGATGAAAAATATTCATATTCTTTGGGACAAGGTGGAAATTATCTACCTAGAAATGCTGACCTTCGGTATTGGGGGGATATAACACTGGCAGAAGCACTTGGAAATTCAAGAAATATACCTGCTGTGACTACAATCAATCAAATGGGTGTAACCACTTTTTATCGGTTTCTACAATCAGCAGGTTATACCCACCTAAAACAATCTCCTCAGTTTTATGGGCCAGGACTTGCGCTCGGATCTGGAGGAACTAGTCTTCTCCAGCTAACACGTGTATATGGAACTTTCCTTTTGGGAGGTAGATTGCCTAAAATTCGATTAGGGAAAATTGATAAAAATCCTTTTTACTTTGGTTCGTCGACCCGTTTATTTTCTGAAGAAACTGCTGAAGAAATTAAGTTTGTTTTAAAAGATCCAAAACTTAGACAAAGGGCCTTTGGTCGTAGGAGTTATTTAGATTTTCCTTTTCCCGTCTCAGTCAAAACGGGAACTTCAAAGGATTATAGAAACTCTTGGACTGTCGCATTTAATGACTATTATGTGGTCGGTGCTTGGGTTGGAAATTTTTCTGGAGAACGAACGATGGACGTATCAGGTTCTTTCGGTGCAGGAAGAATTGTACAAAATATATTTAGGAATTTAATGAAAGATCGTCCAAAAACGGATTATACGGCAAAGTTCACGGAAACAAAAAACTTTTGTCGCCTAACAGGTAAATTGGCTTTGGCTCAGTGTCCATCTATTGCGTTAAAAGTAAGGAATAAAAAAGGTTCATCGGAATTTTGCGATAAACACAAGGAAGAAACGAATGTGTCTGTACTCGGAGTTGGATTTGTTTATCCTTCTATGGGGCAGATATATTTATATCATCCATCTTATGAAAAAGAAACACAGAGTATTCCAGTAAAAGTTCGCGAAATTAATACTTTAAAAGAGCCAAAATTAATTTGGAATGGGAAAACCGAATTTAAACCTTCTTTAAATGGAGATTTAAGATTACCTATCATAAGGGGAAAACAATCTTTGGTGTTATATGATGGAGAAGAGAAAAAGGCATCTGTTGATTTTGAAGTTAGATAA